The Euphorbia lathyris chromosome 3, ddEupLath1.1, whole genome shotgun sequence genome contains a region encoding:
- the LOC136224461 gene encoding B-box zinc finger protein 20, giving the protein MKIKCDVCYKAQASVFCSADEAALCDSCDRHVHHANKLASKHLRFSLLHPKHSPLCDICKERKAFLFCQEDRAILCRECDIPIHRANEHTKKHSRYLLTGVKLSASSFPSSLYTSSSSSSNNNVNENMSTRLSAETPTTTTTSDQNGDDHSGSSTSSISEYLETLPGWRVDDFLDPSNAHSNGVNVENQEQPFCWWV; this is encoded by the exons atgaaaatcaaatGTGATGTTTGCTACAAAGCTCAAGCCTCAGTTTTCTGCTCAGCTGATGAAGCTGCTCTCTGTGATTCTTGTGATCGCCATGTTCATCATGCTAATAAGCTTGCTTCCAAGCATTTGCGCTTCTCTCTTCTTCATCCTAAACATTCCCCTCTTTGCGATATTTGCAAG GAAAGGAAAGCTTTTCTGTTTTGTCAAGAAGATAGAGCGATTCTATGTAGAGAATGTGATATACCAATCCATAGAGCGAATGAACATACTAAGAAACACAGTAGATATCTTCTTACAGGAGTGAAGCTTTCTGCTTCTTCTTTTCCGTCTTCCTTGTACACATCCTCGTCATCTTCCAGTAATAATAATGTTAATGAAAACATGAGTACGAGGTTATCAGCTGAAACACCAACGACAACAACAACATCTGATCAAAATGGTGATGATCATAGTGGTAGCTCAACAAGTAGCATATCTGAGTATCTGGAGACACTTCCTGGCTGGAGGGTTGATGATTTTCTTGATCCTTCAAATGCTCATTCCAAT GGTGTTAATGTTGAGAATCAAGAACAACCTTTCTGCTGGTGGGTTTGA